One stretch of Proteiniborus ethanoligenes DNA includes these proteins:
- a CDS encoding DAK2 domain-containing protein: MKIEYVDGNILKKSFIGAANCLEKNKEIVNALNVFPVPDGDTGTNMSLTMQSAIKQIRTLETDNIDKIVSAASNGSLMGARGNSGVILSQLFRGFAKELAGAEKINTSILANAFKAGSDTAYKAVMKPIEGTILTVARECAEMAINISKKETDIVEFMRLVIKHGEETLSKTPDMLPVLKQAGVVDAGGKGLIMILTGALEALTGKEETIIEETIARDDSLHTYTETDEDIKYGYCTEFIINNSSLESELFRDEIIGYGDSMLVVGGENIIKVHIHTNDPGEVLQKALQYGELIDIKIDNMRYQHRNNDFNDAATSNKEEVIMENKKYSFITVSMGEGLANVFKDLNVDYVIAGGQTMNPSTEDILNAVDNVKGENIIILPNNSNIILAATQAKELSSKRVEVLPTKTIPQGIAAVVAFDEELNIEENMENMKDAIEVVKTGQVTFSVRDTVIDEKEIKKDDIMGIYDGDIKIIGNDIQDVAFELVKTMVADENGLVTIFYGDEMTEDDAIELANKIEEELEDFDIEIINGGQPLYYYLISVE; encoded by the coding sequence TTGAAAATCGAATATGTAGATGGGAACATTCTAAAAAAATCATTTATTGGAGCTGCAAATTGTCTTGAAAAAAATAAAGAAATAGTTAATGCACTGAATGTATTTCCTGTTCCTGATGGCGATACTGGAACTAACATGTCATTGACTATGCAGTCTGCTATTAAACAAATAAGGACATTAGAAACTGATAATATAGATAAAATAGTATCTGCTGCTTCTAATGGCTCTTTAATGGGAGCTAGAGGTAATTCTGGTGTTATATTATCTCAGCTATTCAGAGGTTTTGCAAAAGAACTCGCAGGAGCAGAAAAAATAAATACTAGTATATTGGCAAATGCTTTTAAAGCTGGATCAGATACTGCTTATAAGGCAGTTATGAAGCCTATTGAAGGTACTATCTTAACAGTTGCTAGAGAATGTGCTGAAATGGCTATTAATATATCAAAAAAGGAAACCGATATTGTTGAATTTATGAGATTAGTTATAAAGCATGGAGAAGAAACTTTATCTAAAACACCTGATATGTTACCTGTATTAAAGCAAGCTGGGGTAGTTGATGCAGGTGGAAAAGGACTTATTATGATACTTACAGGAGCTTTAGAAGCTTTAACAGGAAAAGAAGAGACTATAATTGAAGAAACTATAGCAAGAGATGATTCTTTGCATACATATACAGAAACAGATGAAGATATTAAATATGGCTATTGTACTGAATTCATAATTAATAATTCATCCTTGGAAAGTGAACTCTTTAGAGATGAAATTATAGGATATGGAGACTCTATGCTTGTAGTGGGTGGAGAAAACATTATAAAAGTACATATTCATACTAATGATCCTGGAGAAGTATTGCAGAAAGCTTTGCAATATGGAGAGCTAATAGATATTAAAATAGATAATATGAGATATCAGCATAGGAACAATGACTTTAATGATGCAGCCACATCTAATAAGGAAGAAGTAATAATGGAAAATAAAAAATATAGCTTTATTACAGTATCCATGGGTGAAGGGCTTGCTAATGTATTTAAAGATTTGAATGTTGATTATGTAATAGCTGGTGGTCAAACAATGAATCCAAGTACAGAAGACATCCTAAATGCTGTTGATAATGTTAAAGGAGAAAATATTATTATTTTGCCTAATAATAGCAACATTATATTAGCTGCTACACAGGCTAAGGAGTTAAGCTCTAAAAGAGTAGAGGTGCTACCAACAAAAACTATTCCACAAGGAATAGCTGCTGTAGTTGCTTTTGACGAAGAGCTTAACATAGAAGAAAATATGGAAAATATGAAAGACGCAATTGAAGTTGTAAAGACTGGTCAAGTAACTTTTTCAGTTAGAGATACAGTTATTGACGAAAAAGAGATTAAAAAAGACGATATAATGGGAATATATGATGGAGATATTAAGATAATAGGAAATGATATACAAGATGTAGCTTTTGAACTAGTAAAAACTATGGTAGCTGATGAAAATGGCTTAGTAACCATTTTTTATGGTGATGAAATGACTGAAGATGATGCTATAGAGTTGGCAAATAAAATAGAAGAGGAATTAGAAGATTTTGACATTGAAATAATTAATGGAGGACAACCTCTTTATTATTATTTAATTTCAGTTGAATAA
- the recG gene encoding ATP-dependent DNA helicase RecG has protein sequence MKTLDILEKSVQYIKGVGPKKTKNLHKIGIKTIGDLLFHFPRSYEDRREIKKISTLQNGEKANLKVVICSNAKVHRPRRNMSVIKILARDETGIIHLSWFNQNYIVNQIMMGDIVYISGKVKKTGANIEMQNPVYEKIEENGKKTGRIVPIYQLTDGLTNNELTKIIENVISTYYMEFIDAIPPKIIHELKLISFREAIKNIHFPKDRSSYVKSKERLVFEELFLLQLGLFILKGKVTSNHRGIIFSKDDGIDEIIKSLPYELTNAQKRVFMEISKDMESSKQMNRLVQGDVGSGKTIIAVLAMMKAYKSGYQSAMMAPTEILATQHYESIKGILSKYDVKCELLVSNVNSKKKSEILGKIEKGEVDIIVGTHALIQERVKFYNLGLTITDEQHRFGVRQRATLSMKGNNPDILVMTATPIPRTLALILYGDLEVSIIDELPAGRKKIKTYAITSEMKERAYGFIKEQIHKGRQAYIVCPLIEESDSIDAQSAILLYGMLKEKYFKEFRLGLLHGQMKSTEKDYVMNQFKNGEIDILVSTTVIEVGVNVPNANIMMIENSERFGLAQLHQLRGRVGRGAYQSYCILVNESKSKSSKERMSIMEKTNDGFIISEKDLEARGPGHFFGTKQHGIPELKIANLFTDVNTLTIAQKIAIQVLEEDPKLALDHNKMIKMKIMNLFNREYELISFN, from the coding sequence GTGAAAACTTTGGATATACTAGAAAAATCAGTTCAATACATTAAGGGTGTAGGGCCTAAGAAAACAAAAAATTTACACAAAATAGGTATTAAAACAATTGGAGATTTGCTTTTTCATTTTCCAAGAAGTTATGAAGACAGAAGAGAAATAAAAAAGATCTCAACCCTTCAAAATGGAGAAAAAGCAAATTTAAAAGTTGTTATTTGTAGCAATGCAAAAGTACATAGACCAAGAAGAAACATGTCAGTAATAAAAATATTAGCAAGAGATGAAACTGGAATCATTCATTTATCTTGGTTTAACCAAAATTATATAGTAAATCAAATTATGATGGGAGATATAGTCTATATAAGTGGTAAAGTAAAAAAAACAGGAGCTAATATTGAAATGCAAAATCCAGTATATGAAAAGATTGAGGAAAACGGAAAAAAAACTGGGCGAATTGTGCCGATATATCAATTAACTGACGGATTAACTAATAATGAATTGACAAAAATAATTGAAAATGTCATATCAACTTATTACATGGAGTTCATAGATGCAATTCCTCCTAAAATTATTCATGAGCTAAAATTAATCTCATTTCGTGAAGCAATAAAAAATATTCATTTTCCTAAAGACAGAAGTTCTTATGTAAAGAGTAAAGAACGTTTAGTTTTTGAAGAACTATTTCTATTGCAATTAGGGCTATTTATTCTTAAAGGAAAAGTTACATCTAATCATAGAGGGATTATATTTTCTAAGGATGATGGTATTGATGAAATAATTAAGTCACTTCCTTACGAATTAACTAATGCACAAAAAAGAGTTTTTATGGAAATATCTAAAGATATGGAGTCATCAAAACAAATGAATCGTCTTGTACAAGGTGATGTAGGCTCGGGTAAGACTATTATTGCAGTTCTTGCTATGATGAAGGCATATAAGTCAGGATACCAATCTGCAATGATGGCACCTACTGAAATACTTGCAACGCAACATTATGAAAGTATAAAAGGCATATTAAGCAAGTATGATGTTAAATGTGAATTGTTAGTAAGTAATGTTAACTCAAAAAAGAAAAGTGAAATATTAGGAAAAATTGAAAAAGGAGAAGTAGATATTATAGTAGGTACTCATGCTTTAATACAAGAAAGAGTTAAATTTTATAATTTAGGATTAACAATAACTGATGAACAGCATAGATTTGGAGTTAGACAAAGAGCAACCCTATCTATGAAAGGGAACAACCCAGATATACTTGTCATGACTGCTACACCTATACCTAGAACCTTAGCCCTAATATTATATGGTGATTTAGAAGTATCAATAATTGATGAACTTCCAGCGGGAAGAAAGAAGATAAAGACTTATGCTATTACTAGTGAAATGAAAGAAAGAGCATATGGATTCATTAAGGAGCAAATACATAAAGGCAGGCAAGCCTATATAGTATGTCCATTAATTGAAGAGTCTGATAGTATTGATGCTCAATCGGCAATTCTATTATATGGAATGCTAAAGGAAAAATATTTTAAAGAATTTAGACTAGGGCTATTACATGGGCAAATGAAAAGTACAGAGAAGGATTATGTAATGAACCAATTTAAAAATGGTGAGATAGACATACTAGTTTCAACTACTGTTATTGAAGTAGGAGTGAATGTTCCAAATGCTAATATTATGATGATAGAGAATTCTGAAAGGTTTGGGTTAGCTCAATTGCACCAGCTAAGAGGAAGAGTTGGAAGAGGAGCATATCAATCTTATTGCATTTTAGTTAATGAAAGCAAAAGTAAATCTTCTAAAGAGAGAATGAGTATAATGGAGAAAACAAATGATGGCTTCATAATCTCTGAAAAGGATTTAGAAGCTAGAGGACCAGGTCATTTTTTTGGAACAAAGCAGCATGGGATACCGGAGTTGAAAATAGCTAATCTGTTTACAGATGTAAACACTTTAACAATTGCACAGAAAATAGCTATTCAAGTTTTAGAGGAAGATCCTAAATTAGCCTTAGACCATAATAAGATGATTAAAATGAAAATCATGAATTTATTTAATCGAGAATATGAACTAATTTCATTTAATTGA
- the rsmD gene encoding 16S rRNA (guanine(966)-N(2))-methyltransferase RsmD: MRVITGKLKGSKLISPKGLHTRPTSDKVKEAIFNILGNISEGSQVLDLYAGSGNVGIEFLSRGASKCYFIDCDTNSIKSIKENLSRTKLAEQAYVYKNIADKAISMLGSRGILFDYIFLDPPYEKNLIVPTLEKISICNILNENGIIITEHESKIVLPEYINYLFKKDFRKYGGTTISFYINGRLNNESSISRDI; encoded by the coding sequence TTGCGTGTAATAACAGGAAAGTTAAAAGGAAGTAAACTAATCTCTCCTAAAGGATTACATACAAGACCAACATCTGATAAAGTTAAAGAAGCTATATTTAACATCCTAGGAAACATATCTGAAGGCAGTCAGGTGCTTGATTTATATGCTGGTTCTGGAAATGTAGGCATAGAATTCTTGAGTAGAGGGGCTAGTAAATGCTATTTTATTGATTGTGATACAAATAGTATTAAATCAATTAAGGAAAATTTAAGTAGGACAAAACTTGCTGAACAGGCCTATGTATACAAGAACATCGCTGATAAGGCCATTAGCATGCTAGGTTCAAGAGGCATTTTATTTGATTATATATTCTTAGATCCGCCTTATGAAAAAAATCTTATAGTGCCTACACTTGAAAAAATAAGTATTTGTAATATACTAAATGAAAATGGAATCATCATAACTGAGCATGAAAGTAAAATTGTATTACCAGAGTATATAAATTATTTATTTAAGAAAGACTTCAGAAAATATGGAGGAACTACAATATCTTTTTACATCAATGGGAGGTTGAACAATGAAAGCAGTATATCCAGGGACATTTGA
- the coaD gene encoding pantetheine-phosphate adenylyltransferase, whose translation MKAVYPGTFDPVTNGHLDIIKRSSKKFDKITVLVLNNPSKNHMFTVEERIKLLKEITKNFENVEVDSFTGLLVDYMKQNESKLIIRGLRAVSDFEYEMQMALMNNSLYDEAETFFLIARDKYSYLSSSIVKEVASFNGDISGLVPNIVELAIKSKLRGE comes from the coding sequence ATGAAAGCAGTATATCCAGGGACATTTGATCCAGTAACTAATGGACATCTAGATATAATAAAAAGAAGTTCAAAAAAATTCGACAAAATTACAGTTCTGGTCTTAAATAACCCATCTAAAAATCATATGTTTACTGTAGAAGAGAGAATAAAATTACTTAAAGAAATCACTAAAAATTTCGAAAATGTGGAGGTTGATTCGTTTACGGGATTACTAGTAGATTATATGAAACAAAATGAATCTAAATTGATTATAAGAGGCTTAAGAGCAGTGTCAGATTTTGAATATGAGATGCAAATGGCATTAATGAACAACAGCCTTTATGATGAAGCAGAAACATTTTTTTTAATTGCAAGAGATAAATATTCTTATTTAAGCTCTAGCATTGTAAAAGAGGTTGCAAGCTTTAATGGTGATATTTCTGGATTAGTACCTAATATAGTAGAGTTAGCAATTAAGTCTAAACTAAGGGGGGAGTAA
- a CDS encoding ATPase has translation MDVLKLLDEIEDIIEGSSTIPFAGKVLVDKNEVLDVIREIRIKLPDEIKQAEWIKEERQRILAEAQNEADTIIDEVKLHIEEMVEQDEITKQAHERSEEIITKAQNNAKEIRIGAREYADGLLKEVENNLKSIIDTLERNRQELNGFK, from the coding sequence ATGGATGTTTTAAAACTATTAGATGAAATAGAAGACATTATAGAAGGTAGTTCAACAATACCTTTTGCTGGCAAAGTATTAGTAGATAAGAACGAAGTATTAGATGTAATAAGGGAAATAAGAATAAAGTTGCCTGATGAAATTAAACAAGCTGAATGGATAAAAGAAGAAAGACAAAGGATTCTAGCAGAAGCACAAAATGAAGCAGACACAATAATTGATGAAGTTAAATTACATATCGAAGAAATGGTTGAGCAAGATGAAATTACAAAACAGGCCCATGAAAGATCAGAGGAGATAATAACAAAAGCTCAAAACAATGCTAAAGAAATAAGAATTGGCGCAAGAGAGTATGCTGACGGACTATTAAAAGAAGTAGAGAATAATCTTAAAAGTATTATTGACACATTAGAGAGAAACAGACAAGAACTAAATGGTTTTAAATAA
- the ylbJ gene encoding sporulation integral membrane protein YlbJ, with protein MSNYIILFFSICILIFFISIINKKIVNRFKNIKTYLLVILVLFLVSCLIIYPNNTINAALNGFRTWSNIILPSLMPFFIGAEVLIGLGVVNFFGVLLEPIMYPLFGVSGKGSFPFVMSISSGYPVGVTLVSKLRNENIIDKIEAQRLVSFCSTSGPLFMIGAVSIGMFRNPAIGTLLASSHYLGAITVGFLFKNYGKIENLNNGYSKGRINYFRKALYSLVQARKKDGRNISMLMSDSIRSSFESMFMIGGFIIIYSVIIEILMVTKFINFFSSLFMVIFPVDIDIELIKGFISGLLEVTNGCKLISKANGSSFISQLCAVSFLIGWSGLSIHSQAISAIGTTDINPKLYLLAKGLHAFISFIYSYILYKLFFKSIVVSFITENYSLQNSFVDNWLNTFKFSLGIELVMIVVTTVTALFIGALYNIKTILNDK; from the coding sequence ATGTCCAATTATATTATTCTATTTTTTTCTATATGTATTTTAATATTTTTTATTAGTATTATAAATAAGAAGATAGTAAATAGATTTAAAAATATAAAAACCTATTTATTAGTCATACTAGTCTTATTCTTGGTATCTTGTTTAATAATTTATCCTAATAACACCATAAACGCTGCATTAAATGGCTTTAGAACATGGTCAAATATCATTTTGCCTTCTTTAATGCCTTTTTTTATTGGTGCAGAAGTATTAATAGGACTTGGTGTTGTGAATTTTTTTGGTGTCCTCTTAGAGCCAATAATGTATCCTTTGTTTGGTGTATCTGGTAAAGGATCTTTTCCATTTGTTATGAGTATATCATCTGGATATCCAGTAGGTGTTACATTAGTTTCTAAGCTAAGGAATGAAAATATAATAGATAAAATTGAAGCACAAAGACTTGTTTCTTTTTGTAGTACTTCTGGTCCATTGTTTATGATTGGAGCTGTTTCTATAGGAATGTTTAGAAATCCAGCTATTGGAACCCTACTTGCATCATCACATTATTTAGGTGCTATCACAGTTGGATTTCTTTTTAAGAATTATGGTAAAATAGAAAACTTAAATAATGGGTATAGCAAGGGAAGAATTAATTATTTTCGAAAAGCACTTTATAGTTTAGTCCAAGCAAGAAAAAAAGATGGAAGAAATATAAGTATGTTAATGAGCGATTCTATAAGGTCTTCATTTGAATCAATGTTTATGATTGGAGGATTTATAATAATATACTCTGTTATAATTGAAATTCTAATGGTAACTAAATTTATTAATTTTTTTTCATCCCTTTTTATGGTAATATTTCCTGTTGATATAGATATAGAGCTAATCAAGGGCTTTATTAGTGGGCTTTTAGAAGTTACTAATGGCTGCAAGCTAATTTCTAAGGCTAATGGCTCTAGTTTTATTTCTCAGCTATGTGCAGTAAGTTTCCTAATAGGCTGGAGCGGTCTATCTATCCATAGCCAAGCTATTAGTGCTATTGGTACAACAGACATTAATCCAAAACTTTACTTGCTTGCTAAAGGTCTTCATGCATTCATATCTTTTATTTATAGCTACATACTATACAAATTATTTTTTAAGAGTATAGTTGTTTCTTTTATTACTGAGAATTACAGCCTACAAAACAGCTTTGTTGATAACTGGTTAAATACCTTTAAATTTTCCTTGGGTATAGAACTAGTTATGATAGTGGTCACAACAGTAACTGCTCTTTTCATTGGAGCCCTATATAATATAAAAACTATTTTAAATGACAAATGA
- a CDS encoding nucleotidyltransferase — protein MKIVGLITEYNPFHNGHLYHLNKSKEITCSDYSIAVMSGNFLQRGEPALVDKWTRAKMAVDNGVDLVIELPFIYACQSAEFFAYGAVRILDSLGIVDSVSFGSELGDIHLLEYIAEIFNSESEAFIEYLKDSLAQGNSFPKAREHALVNYLKDCAPHYSSKISDVISNPNNILSIEYLKALKKISSNIKPYTIKRKNSNYHDKNLTGRFSSATAIREQLLNNHMAKNIIDTVPAPTYISLQNFLEENKDFNRIENFSNILLYILRNSTPEKLKSIIGVTEGLHNRIIDCSTNYSNINDILNCISTKRFTLTRLKRILIHLLIEINQDEFNHLHFHGPQYIRVLGLNTKGFDILKQAKLKCSLPIITKFADYKEFGNRVLNQMILLDKKATDLYFLGLDKGKIKMNLDYLTSPYINFII, from the coding sequence ATGAAAATTGTTGGACTGATTACAGAATATAATCCTTTTCATAATGGACATTTATATCACTTGAATAAATCTAAGGAAATTACATGTTCAGATTATTCTATAGCAGTAATGAGCGGTAATTTTTTGCAAAGAGGTGAGCCTGCTTTAGTAGATAAATGGACTAGAGCTAAAATGGCCGTAGATAATGGCGTTGATTTAGTAATAGAATTACCATTTATATACGCATGTCAAAGTGCAGAATTTTTTGCTTATGGTGCTGTTAGAATATTAGATAGTTTAGGTATTGTTGATAGTGTTAGTTTTGGAAGTGAACTTGGAGATATCCATCTATTAGAATATATAGCAGAGATATTTAATAGTGAATCGGAAGCATTTATAGAATACTTAAAAGATTCTCTTGCACAAGGAAATTCTTTCCCCAAAGCTAGAGAACATGCTTTAGTTAATTATTTAAAAGATTGTGCTCCTCATTATAGCTCTAAGATTAGTGATGTTATTTCTAATCCAAATAATATCCTTTCTATAGAATATTTAAAAGCATTAAAGAAGATTTCTAGTAATATTAAGCCATATACAATTAAGAGAAAGAATTCTAATTATCATGATAAGAACCTTACTGGCAGATTTTCTAGTGCAACTGCTATTCGTGAACAATTACTGAATAATCATATGGCAAAAAACATAATAGATACTGTTCCAGCTCCTACATATATAAGTCTACAAAATTTTTTAGAAGAAAATAAGGATTTTAACAGAATCGAAAATTTTTCAAATATTCTTTTATACATACTAAGAAATAGTACTCCTGAAAAACTTAAGAGCATTATTGGTGTTACAGAAGGGCTTCATAATAGAATTATAGACTGTTCTACTAATTATAGTAATATAAATGACATCCTAAACTGTATAAGCACTAAAAGGTTTACTTTAACTAGACTAAAAAGAATACTTATTCACCTTCTAATTGAGATTAACCAAGATGAATTTAATCATCTTCATTTTCATGGACCTCAATATATAAGAGTTTTAGGTTTAAATACTAAAGGATTTGATATACTTAAACAAGCAAAACTAAAATGCTCACTACCTATTATAACTAAGTTTGCTGATTACAAGGAATTTGGTAATAGGGTTTTAAATCAAATGATATTATTAGATAAAAAAGCTACAGATCTATATTTTTTAGGTCTAGACAAGGGTAAAATTAAAATGAACCTAGATTATCTAACTTCACCTTATATTAATTTCATTATTTAA
- a CDS encoding acetate/propionate family kinase: MKILVINCGSSSLKYQLIDMTNENVLAKGLAERIGIEGSRIKHKPTGKEEVVIEKPMDNHKVVLEIVLNALVDSNYGIIKSMDEIGAVGHRVVHGGEKFSESVIIDDNVMQAIKDCIDLAPLHNPPNIVGIEACKELMPNTPMVAVFDTAFHQTMEADNYIYPIPYEFYEKYKIRRYGFHGTSHKYVSLRAAEILGKDIKDLNIVTCHLGNGSSVCAVQGGKSMDTSMGFTPLEGLAMGTRSGDIDPAIIPFIMDKEGMTFDEVNDMLNKKSGVLGISGISSDFRDLEIAMEEGNERAKLALDVFVNRVKKYVGAYVATMCRIDALVFTAGIGENSSYIREKVCEGLECLGIKIEPELNNIRGKEAFLNKDLTAVNILVIPTNEELMIARDTKALI; this comes from the coding sequence ATGAAAATTTTAGTTATTAATTGTGGGAGCTCTTCATTAAAATATCAATTAATAGATATGACTAATGAAAATGTTCTAGCTAAAGGTTTAGCAGAAAGAATAGGCATTGAAGGCTCTAGAATTAAACACAAACCAACAGGAAAAGAAGAAGTAGTAATTGAAAAACCAATGGACAACCATAAAGTAGTGCTTGAAATAGTTTTAAATGCACTAGTAGACTCTAATTATGGTATCATAAAGTCAATGGATGAAATTGGTGCAGTAGGTCATAGAGTAGTTCATGGAGGCGAAAAGTTTTCAGAATCTGTTATTATTGATGACAATGTAATGCAAGCTATAAAGGATTGTATAGACTTAGCTCCATTACATAACCCACCAAACATTGTAGGAATAGAAGCATGTAAAGAGCTTATGCCAAATACTCCTATGGTTGCAGTTTTTGATACTGCTTTCCATCAAACAATGGAGGCTGATAATTATATATATCCAATACCTTACGAATTTTATGAAAAATATAAGATTAGAAGATATGGATTCCATGGAACTTCTCATAAATATGTTTCATTAAGAGCTGCTGAAATATTAGGAAAAGACATTAAAGACTTAAATATTGTTACATGTCACTTAGGAAATGGCTCTAGCGTATGTGCAGTACAAGGCGGAAAATCTATGGATACGAGCATGGGCTTTACACCTTTAGAAGGTTTAGCAATGGGTACTAGGTCCGGAGATATTGACCCAGCTATAATTCCATTCATTATGGACAAAGAAGGGATGACCTTTGATGAAGTAAATGATATGCTAAACAAAAAATCTGGTGTATTAGGTATCTCAGGAATTAGTAGTGACTTTAGAGACTTAGAAATAGCAATGGAAGAAGGCAATGAAAGAGCAAAACTTGCCTTAGATGTATTTGTTAATAGGGTTAAAAAATATGTTGGTGCCTATGTAGCTACTATGTGTAGAATAGATGCACTAGTATTTACAGCAGGAATAGGCGAAAATTCAAGCTATATCAGAGAGAAAGTTTGCGAAGGACTTGAATGCCTAGGTATTAAAATTGAACCTGAATTAAACAACATAAGAGGAAAGGAAGCTTTTCTTAACAAAGATTTAACTGCTGTTAATATACTTGTTATTCCTACAAACGAAGAATTAATGATTGCAAGAGATACTAAAGCTTTAATATAA
- a CDS encoding YceD family protein, giving the protein MKIDLSRLLDRAVYKIDFEQDVELTKISTNLRELELVDLVNIKGSVYSTEESLYLSAMVSYEYYENCARCLEKFVNRVETVLSGRLMENSKSHDEIDDDELIIYYENNELDLKEQILTSIILSLPMKSVCNDNCRGLCLVCGRDLNKGNCDCNIQEIDPRLAKLKDLFD; this is encoded by the coding sequence ATGAAGATAGACCTGTCAAGACTCCTTGATAGAGCAGTTTACAAAATAGACTTTGAACAAGATGTTGAATTAACTAAAATATCAACAAACCTTCGTGAATTAGAGTTGGTAGACTTAGTTAATATAAAGGGAAGTGTTTATAGTACAGAGGAAAGTTTGTATCTTAGTGCAATGGTTTCTTATGAATACTATGAAAACTGCGCAAGATGCCTTGAAAAGTTTGTTAATAGAGTAGAGACTGTTCTATCAGGAAGACTTATGGAGAACTCTAAATCACATGATGAAATTGATGATGATGAACTCATAATTTATTATGAAAATAATGAATTAGATTTAAAAGAGCAAATATTAACCTCTATAATATTGTCTTTACCTATGAAGTCAGTTTGTAACGACAATTGTAGGGGATTGTGTCTAGTCTGTGGAAGAGATTTGAATAAAGGAAATTGTGATTGTAATATTCAAGAAATTGATCCTCGTCTAGCTAAATTAAAGGATTTATTTGACTGA
- the rpmF gene encoding 50S ribosomal protein L32 yields the protein MAVPKRKTSKARRDKRRASSQVLTKATVVECPQCHEPKLPHRVCKSCGYYKNKEVVAVE from the coding sequence ATGGCAGTACCAAAACGTAAGACATCAAAAGCAAGAAGAGATAAAAGAAGAGCTTCATCTCAAGTTTTAACAAAAGCTACAGTAGTTGAATGTCCACAATGTCATGAACCAAAACTACCACATAGAGTATGTAAGTCATGCGGATATTACAAAAATAAAGAAGTTGTAGCAGTTGAATAA
- the fapR gene encoding transcription factor FapR: MSANKLSKKERHIRLVEKLKEDPFLTDEELMQLFNVSIQTIRLDRLELGIPELRERIKNVAEKSYSKVRTIGGTEIVGELVDISLGKNGISILETDETMAFMKTSIVRGHNIYAQAESLAIAVIDADVALTGVANIKYKDLVKAGEKLIAKAEVTRKRGNKYFVHVFTYVGQKQVFRGKFILVSIDQNVQEAD; this comes from the coding sequence GTGAGTGCAAATAAGCTTAGTAAAAAAGAAAGGCATATTAGACTGGTTGAAAAATTAAAGGAGGATCCATTTTTAACTGATGAAGAGTTAATGCAATTATTCAATGTAAGCATTCAAACTATTAGACTAGATAGACTTGAGCTAGGAATACCAGAATTAAGAGAGAGAATAAAAAATGTTGCAGAAAAAAGCTATTCAAAAGTTAGAACTATCGGTGGTACAGAGATAGTAGGAGAATTAGTAGATATTAGCTTAGGGAAAAATGGAATATCCATACTGGAAACAGATGAAACAATGGCTTTTATGAAAACAAGTATTGTCAGAGGACATAATATTTATGCTCAAGCAGAATCCTTAGCTATTGCAGTAATAGATGCAGATGTTGCATTAACAGGGGTTGCAAACATTAAATACAAGGACTTAGTTAAAGCTGGTGAAAAGCTAATTGCAAAAGCAGAAGTAACTAGAAAAAGAGGAAACAAGTATTTTGTTCATGTATTTACATATGTTGGACAAAAACAAGTATTTAGAGGTAAATTTATTCTTGTGTCTATAGACCAGAATGTTCAGGAGGCGGATTAA